The Neobacillus sp. PS3-34 genome has a window encoding:
- the dnaI gene encoding primosomal protein DnaI, whose translation MEKINQTLKRLASNENFQKRYEKMRTDTLNHPDVKAFLTEHQNEINNELIEKSIGKLFEYTNQSKECNRCESLEGCVNIMQGYHPELVLQRNSIDVQYDRCPRKVIADEKRKNEKLIKSLYVPKDILMASFDSLQIGQGKIDAVDKAASFVMNYQQGQKQKGLFLYGKFGVGKSFLLGAIANELAKKRVSSMIVYVPELLREMKSSIADSTLNEKMETLKREPILMLDDIGAEAMSSWTRDEVLGPILQFRMLENLPTFFTSNFDFQGLEHHLTYSQRGEEEKMKARRMMERIRYLSEPVLVECAEPKKLSDKPMKKCGDFLTAFFCFQE comes from the coding sequence ATGGAAAAAATCAATCAAACATTGAAACGGCTGGCATCAAATGAAAATTTTCAAAAAAGATATGAGAAAATGCGAACGGATACTCTTAACCATCCTGATGTAAAAGCATTTCTTACCGAGCACCAGAATGAAATTAACAATGAATTGATTGAAAAAAGTATCGGAAAGCTTTTTGAATACACAAACCAAAGCAAGGAATGTAATCGGTGCGAGAGCCTTGAGGGGTGTGTAAACATTATGCAGGGATATCACCCTGAATTGGTGCTGCAGCGCAACTCTATCGATGTTCAATATGATCGCTGCCCTCGTAAGGTCATTGCTGATGAAAAACGAAAGAACGAAAAGCTGATTAAGAGCTTGTATGTTCCTAAGGATATATTAATGGCTTCATTCGATTCGCTGCAAATTGGGCAGGGGAAGATTGATGCTGTTGATAAAGCGGCTTCCTTCGTTATGAATTATCAGCAGGGGCAGAAGCAGAAGGGACTTTTCCTCTATGGGAAATTTGGGGTTGGAAAGTCGTTTCTGTTAGGAGCGATTGCCAATGAGCTAGCAAAAAAACGGGTATCATCCATGATTGTCTATGTTCCGGAATTGCTAAGGGAAATGAAAAGCTCCATCGCTGATTCTACTCTAAATGAAAAAATGGAAACGCTGAAGCGGGAGCCTATTTTGATGCTTGATGATATTGGTGCAGAAGCCATGTCAAGCTGGACAAGGGATGAGGTCCTGGGACCTATCCTGCAATTCCGTATGCTTGAAAACCTTCCCACGTTTTTTACATCTAATTTTGACTTCCAGGGGCTGGAACACCATTTAACGTACAGCCAGCGGGGAGAAGAAGAGAAAATGAAGGCGAGAAGAATGATGGAACGCATCCGTTACTTAAGTGAACCCGTCCTGGTGGAATGCGCCGAACCTAAGAAATTGAGTGATAAACCTATGAAAAAATGCGGTGACTTTCTCACCGCATTTTTTTGTTTCCAGGAATAG
- the ytxC gene encoding putative sporulation protein YtxC yields the protein MVEIIFQSEKDGHSLYDHLKKRLKQEYHQNILLIEDRHIFKIRISGLENKTIDIIKGAFFEFIYRLKQEDWFRKILKEKFYFEDPEEQQNILEIIYSVLEGNRKDLTISHKLSNEDCGIREAIEQMFMEKVSFSFDSFVQFRLRSYLKQLESYVEISIDEYKMEQEYQMFVQTLRDFLSKRPEKLSCVHVAFDEEITFFDEHFLEIKRSELAKMIDRRLLFNHPVYVDSVSIAPLLSIAPRSIVIYAEESDQPLIRTIQNIFEERVTLHPISELAERKRNVSS from the coding sequence TTGGTCGAAATTATTTTTCAAAGCGAAAAGGATGGACACAGCCTGTATGATCATCTGAAAAAGCGATTAAAACAGGAATATCATCAAAATATTCTTCTAATTGAAGATCGACATATATTCAAAATTAGAATTAGCGGCCTGGAAAATAAAACGATTGATATTATAAAGGGTGCATTTTTTGAATTTATTTACAGGCTTAAGCAGGAGGATTGGTTTCGTAAAATTTTAAAAGAAAAGTTTTATTTTGAAGACCCAGAAGAGCAGCAGAATATCCTGGAGATTATTTATTCTGTTTTGGAAGGAAATAGGAAAGATCTGACTATTTCTCACAAACTCTCAAATGAAGATTGCGGAATAAGGGAAGCAATTGAACAAATGTTCATGGAAAAGGTCTCTTTTTCCTTTGATTCCTTTGTGCAATTCAGGCTGCGTTCCTATCTGAAACAACTGGAAAGCTATGTTGAAATATCGATAGATGAGTATAAGATGGAACAGGAATATCAAATGTTCGTACAGACTCTGAGGGACTTTCTTTCAAAACGACCGGAAAAATTGTCATGTGTACATGTTGCTTTTGATGAGGAAATTACTTTTTTTGATGAGCATTTCCTAGAGATTAAAAGAAGTGAGCTTGCTAAAATGATTGACCGTCGTCTTTTGTTTAACCATCCAGTGTACGTTGATTCCGTTTCAATCGCTCCTCTTTTGTCGATTGCTCCAAGAAGTATTGTTATTTATGCTGAAGAATCCGATCAGCCCTTGATACGGACAATCCAAAACATTTTTGAAGAACGGGTAACGCTCCACCCAATTTCAGAACTGGCTGAAAGAAAAAGGAATGTATCATCTTAA
- the infC gene encoding translation initiation factor IF-3, giving the protein MLLNEGIRAREVRLIDQNGEQLGIKSKIEALEIAGRVNLDVVLVAPNAKPPVARIMDYGKFKFEQQKKDKEARKNQKIITTKEVRLSPTIDEHDFNTKLRNAIKFLEKGDKVKASIRFKGRAITHKEIGQRVLDRFSEACKEVATIESHPKMDGRSMFLVLAPKIDK; this is encoded by the coding sequence ATGCTGTTGAACGAAGGTATTCGTGCTCGTGAAGTCCGTTTGATTGACCAGAATGGCGAGCAGCTTGGAATTAAATCAAAAATTGAAGCGCTTGAGATTGCCGGACGCGTTAATCTTGATGTGGTGCTTGTTGCACCGAACGCGAAGCCTCCGGTAGCCCGAATTATGGATTATGGTAAATTCAAATTCGAGCAGCAAAAGAAAGACAAAGAAGCGCGCAAAAATCAAAAAATCATCACTACCAAAGAAGTACGCTTAAGTCCTACGATAGATGAGCACGACTTTAATACAAAGCTTCGCAATGCCATCAAATTCTTAGAAAAAGGCGACAAGGTAAAAGCTTCGATCCGCTTTAAGGGCCGTGCGATTACCCATAAAGAAATCGGCCAGCGTGTTCTGGACCGTTTTTCTGAAGCGTGCAAGGAAGTTGCTACGATCGAGTCTCATCCTAAAATGGATGGACGGAGCATGTTCCTGGTTTTAGCACCTAAAATCGACAAGTAA
- the rpmI gene encoding 50S ribosomal protein L35, with the protein MPKMKTHRGAAKRFKKTGSGKLKRSHAYTSHLFANKSTKAKRKLRKSAVVSKGDFKRIKQLLDNIR; encoded by the coding sequence ATGCCAAAAATGAAAACTCACCGCGGCGCTGCAAAGCGTTTCAAGAAAACTGGATCTGGTAAACTGAAGCGTTCACATGCATACACTAGCCACTTATTCGCTAACAAATCAACAAAAGCTAAGCGTAAGCTTCGTAAATCAGCAGTTGTTTCAAAAGGTGATTTCAAACGCATTAAGCAATTACTAGACAACATCAGATAA
- the rplT gene encoding 50S ribosomal protein L20 gives MPRVKGGTVTRKRRKRVLKLAKGYFGSKHTLYKVANQQVMKSLMYAFRDRRQKKRDFRKLWITRINAAARMNGLSYSRLMHGLKLAGIEVNRKMLAELAVSDANAFAQLAEAAKQQNNK, from the coding sequence ATGCCACGTGTAAAAGGCGGTACTGTTACTCGCAAACGTCGTAAAAGAGTTCTTAAATTAGCAAAAGGTTATTTCGGTTCAAAACATACATTATATAAAGTTGCTAACCAGCAGGTTATGAAATCCCTAATGTATGCATTCCGCGACCGTCGCCAGAAAAAGCGCGACTTCCGCAAACTATGGATTACTCGTATCAACGCAGCAGCTCGCATGAACGGTCTTTCTTACAGCCGTTTAATGCACGGTCTTAAGCTTGCAGGTATCGAAGTAAACCGCAAGATGCTTGCTGAATTAGCAGTAAGCGATGCTAACGCTTTTGCTCAATTAGCAGAAGCTGCAAAACAACAAAACAATAAGTAA